The following are encoded in a window of Arthrobacter woluwensis genomic DNA:
- the hisH gene encoding imidazole glycerol phosphate synthase subunit HisH yields MSEQENNTTGPAQSLEDGAVRDAHTGRKPESPEGKPTVTVLDYGSGNVRSAVRALEAAGAQVTLSARPEDVLNADGLVVPGVGAFATVMKELKDVDAIRLIGRRVAGGRPVLAICVGLQVLFEKGVEHGVEAEGMGEWPGTVELLPASVVPHMGWNTVKAPEGSLLFEGVEDERFYFVHSYGVQTWDFDVTQPHMAPPKVTWSEHGAPFIAAVENGPLSATQFHPEKSGEAGARLLRNWVGSLRKGRAASTTEPSTTPETGADS; encoded by the coding sequence GTGAGCGAGCAGGAGAACAACACGACGGGTCCCGCCCAGTCCCTCGAGGACGGGGCGGTCCGTGACGCCCACACCGGACGGAAGCCGGAGAGCCCGGAGGGCAAGCCGACGGTCACCGTGCTGGACTACGGTTCCGGCAATGTGCGGTCCGCCGTGCGCGCCCTCGAAGCCGCCGGCGCCCAGGTGACCCTGAGCGCACGCCCCGAGGACGTCCTCAATGCCGACGGCCTGGTCGTTCCCGGCGTCGGCGCGTTCGCGACGGTCATGAAGGAACTCAAGGACGTCGACGCGATCCGCCTGATAGGCCGCCGCGTGGCCGGCGGACGTCCGGTGCTGGCCATCTGCGTGGGCCTTCAGGTCCTCTTCGAAAAGGGCGTGGAGCACGGCGTGGAAGCCGAAGGCATGGGCGAATGGCCCGGCACGGTGGAACTGCTGCCGGCCTCCGTGGTGCCCCACATGGGCTGGAACACCGTCAAAGCCCCCGAAGGAAGCCTCCTGTTCGAGGGCGTGGAGGACGAGCGGTTCTACTTCGTGCACTCGTACGGCGTGCAGACCTGGGACTTCGACGTCACGCAGCCGCACATGGCCCCGCCGAAGGTCACCTGGTCCGAGCATGGCGCCCCGTTCATCGCGGCGGTGGAGAACGGCCCGCTGAGCGCCACTCAGTTCCACCCGGAGAAGTCCGGGGAGGCCGGGGCGCGGCTGCTCCGCAACTGGGTCGGTTCACTCCGCAAGGGACGTGCAGCGTCCACGACGGAGCCCTCCACGACCCCGGAGACGGGCGCTGATTCCTGA
- the hisB gene encoding imidazoleglycerol-phosphate dehydratase HisB codes for MSAASTPRTASMERSTSESSVFVSIDLDGTGVAEISTTVPFYDHMLNALCKHSLIDLTVRATGDTHIDAHHTVEDVAITFGEVLKKALGDKAGIRRFGDATVPLDEALARAVVDVSGRPYLVHEGEPAGQEYHLIGGHFTGSLTRHVFEAITLHAGICLHMDVLRGRDPHHIVEAQFKAFARALRAAIEPDPRVEGIPSTKGAL; via the coding sequence ATGAGCGCAGCGAGCACGCCCCGCACCGCCAGCATGGAACGCAGCACGAGCGAGTCGAGCGTATTCGTCAGCATCGACCTGGACGGGACCGGTGTGGCTGAGATCAGCACCACCGTGCCGTTCTACGACCACATGCTCAATGCGCTGTGCAAGCATTCGCTCATCGACCTGACGGTCCGCGCCACCGGTGACACGCATATCGACGCCCACCACACCGTCGAGGATGTGGCCATCACGTTCGGTGAGGTGCTCAAGAAGGCGCTCGGCGACAAGGCCGGCATCCGCCGCTTCGGCGACGCGACGGTGCCGCTCGATGAGGCGTTGGCCCGCGCCGTCGTCGACGTTTCCGGTCGTCCGTACCTCGTCCACGAAGGTGAGCCGGCCGGTCAGGAGTACCACCTCATCGGAGGGCACTTCACCGGTTCGCTGACCCGGCACGTCTTCGAGGCCATCACGCTGCACGCCGGGATCTGCCTCCACATGGACGTGCTGCGCGGCCGCGATCCGCACCACATCGTCGAGGCGCAGTTCAAGGCCTTCGCCCGTGCACTGCGCGCGGCGATCGAACCGGATCCCCGGGTCGAGGGCATCCCGTCCACGAAGGGAGCACTGTGA